From Salarias fasciatus chromosome 12, fSalaFa1.1, whole genome shotgun sequence, the proteins below share one genomic window:
- the selenom gene encoding selenoprotein M: MWLIVLAGLVHCASSYDVDLKKVEGLARARVETCGGUQLNRLREVKAFVTQDIPLYHNLVMKHIPGADPELVLLNHYYEELDRIALSEMTRSEINELLEKLGFYKKAQPEDEVPEEFRFSPAKDSPFHDEPSSDATEKASSEAKHTDL, encoded by the exons ATGTGGCTGATCGTGCTGGCCGGGTTAGTCCACTGCGCCTCGTCTTATGATGTGGACCTGAAGAAAGTGGAGGGACTGGCCAGAGCCAGGGTGGAG ACATGTGGCGGATGACAGCTGAACAGGCTCAGAGAG GTCAAAGCCTTTGTGACCCAGGACATTCCTCTTTA CCACAACCTGGTGATGAAGCACATTCCTGGGGCCGATCCTGAGCTTGTCCTCCTGAACCACTACTATGAAGAGCTGGAT CGCATCGCATTGTCTGAAATGACCCGCTCCGAAATcaatgagctgctggagaaactGGGTTTCTACAAGAAAGCTCAGCCAGAAGATGAGGTACCGGAGGAGTTCCGCTTCTCTCCTGCCAAAGACAGCCCATTCCACGACGAGCCATCCAGCGACGCCACAGAGAAAGCCTCCTCAGAAGCCAAGCACACCGACCTATAA
- the smtnb gene encoding smoothelin isoform X3 — translation MVLVLDHLVKDDGSRPLLIQHQRDTVTPEPEPLLSHRQRSDSTASDRSASSVRSHSNLDSVLPEKSLGSAYRARLDSGASDRSLSSSQRGRLDSGASERSTSSQSNARLRLGSDVSDSCVRPRLGSGASDSIGLSTRRRTDSGTSDQSTSTSSVERGPGEDVEAAMSGSTYSTDSEPEGRSQGPPAVRTQSDQDQAADLDRPDGAVLSRRDPKDELSGSAKTTVNDVSLTHGKAQDSAPQKKDVLEQYNRTNSVRDRMRKFAEPSQSPNITALKKTPLRNGTSSFSRGLSNLSRSTELFTDAAASLGTSGERPARPRVDSTSSTSSASQSLSRGVANKPLSSAGQSQSSVGGTKHPAEKDAHASGDSKEDRTPGRAAGKKVTEGEADPDMKTFLTIEIKDGRAGTSSTSAPRGNIVPITTTMGPRITTSALGQRQELTLGLRATPFKISSSGFSASSIKMETEPVVASEPVFSAGSSVQVACHVPAIPNGSSTQAKPGELLGKLTAEQLAAIEDEELLDKMLDESKDFEERKMIRAAMRDLRKRKREAKLGCTQEEIDQREKERDTRLQELRQQREERTQKGRAGVGEVVMRKVEKSADGSTLSQVTKTDRFAQSDDGSKSTRSTVVEASYVQKTDRGTVQSKSYSYSSSSSSNTTKKVGSVFDREDDTSSRSGGGGGGGLAAMERKQAERRKELMRAQTLPKTSAMQARKAMIEKLEKEGGGPGNQAVAKVNKVQRSTSFGVPNANSIKQMLLDWCRAKTRSYEHVDIQNFSSSWSNGMAFCALVHNFFPDAFDYSSLSPANRRQNFEVAFSAAEKLVDCPQLLDVDDMVKMREPDWKCVYTYLQEFYRGLVTKGLVKTKNSS, via the exons ATGGTGTTGGTTCTGGATCATCTGGTCAAAGATGATGGCTCCAGACCTCTGCTGATCCAGCATCAGCGAGATACTGTGACCCCAGAGCCTGAGCCGCTTCTGTCTCACCGCCAGAGGTCAGACTCCACGGCTTCGGACCGTAGCGCGTCGTCCGTACGCTCCCACTCCAATCTGGATTCGGTTCTCCCTGAGAAGAGCCTGGGCTCAGCCTACAGGGCCCGGCTGGACTCCGGCGCCTCGGACAGGAGCCTGAGTTCCTCCCAGCGTGGTCGGCTGGACTCTGGAGCCTCGGAGCGGAGCACCAGCTCTCAGTCTAATGCCAGACTGAGACTGGGCTCCGATGTCTCCGATTCGTGCGTCAGACCTCGTCTGGGGTCTGGGGCTTCAGACAGCATCGGTTTGTCCACCAGGAGGCGGACGGACTCAGGAACCTCTGACCAGAGCACCAGCACGTCCTCCGTGGAGCGGGGCCCGGGAGAAGACGTGGAGGCCGCCATGAGCGGCTCCACCTACAGCACAGATTCAGAACCTGAGGGCAGAAGCCAAGGTCCACCTGCTGTCCGCACTCAGTCCGACCAGGACCAGGCTGCTGACCTGGACCGGCCCGACGGGGCTGTTTTATCCCGCAGAGATCCCAAAGATGAGCTCAGTGGCAGCGCCAAG ACGACAGTAAACGATGTGTCTCTCACTCATGGAAAAGCTCAGGATTCTG CACCTCAGAAGAAAGACGTGTTGGAGCAGTACAACCGAACGAACTCTGTTCGTGATCGAATGCGCAAGTTTGCAGAGCCTAGCCAGAGTCCAAACATCACCGCTCTGAAGAAAACGCCACTGAGAAACGGGacctcctccttcagcagagGCCTCTCGAATCTATCCAGATCCACCGAGTTGTTTACAGACGCAGCAGCATCCCTCGGCACATCTGGAGAGAGGCCAGCAAGGCCACGTGTGGACTCCACATCCAGCACCTCTTCTGCGTCCCAGAGTCTGTCCAGAGGCGTGGCTAACAAACCTCTGTCCTCAGCCGGCCAATCGCAGAGCTCCGTGGGCGGGACGAAGCATCCAGCTGAAAAAGATGCGCACGCCTCCGGTGACTCAAAGGAAGACAGGACCCCAGGGAGAGCAGCTGGAAAAAAGGTCACCGAGGGAGAGGCAGACCCGGACATGAAGACTTTCCTCACCATCGAGATCAAGGACGGGCGCGCTGGCACCTCCTCCACGTCGGCGCCGAGGGGCAACATCGtccccatcaccaccaccatggGCCCTCGCATCACCACCAGCGCTCTGGGCCAAAGACAAG AGTTGACCCTGGGTTTAAGAGCAACGCCGTTCAAGATCTCCTCCTCCGGGTTCTCAGCATCCTCCATCAAG ATGGAAACCGAGCCTGTTGTCGCCTCTGAGCCGGTGTTTTCGGCCGGATCCTCCGTCCAGGTGGCGTGTCACGTCCCGGCCATCCCCAACGGCTCCAGCACTCAGGCCAAACCCGGCGAACTCTTGGGAAAGCTGACCGCTGAACAGCTGGCTGCAATCGAGGATGAGGAGCTCCTTGACAAAATG CTCGATGAGTCAAAAGACTTtgaggagaggaagatgatCCGCGCAGCAATGAGAGACCTTCGCAAGAGAAAGAGAG AGGCCAAGCTGGGCTGTACTCAGGAGGAAATAG accagagagagaaggagcgcGACACCCGTCTGCAGGAGCTccggcagcagagggaggagcgaACGCAGAAAGGCCGCGCCGGCGTCGGAGAGGTGGTGATGAGGAAGGTGGAGAAGTCGGCAGATGGCTCGACCCTCAGTCAAGTCACCAAGACTGACCGCTTCGCGCAGTCCg atgATGGAAGCAAATCAACACGCAGCACCGTTGTCGAGGCCAGTTACGTGCAGAAAACAGACC GAGGAACGGTGCAGTCAAAGTCATACAGCtattcctcctcttcttcctccaacACAACCAAAAAAGTGGGCAG TGTGTTTGACCGTGAGGATGACACGTCGTCTCgaagtggcggcggcggcggcggtgggctGGCCGCCATGGAGCGAAAGCAGGCAGAGCGGCGCAAGGAGCTGATGCGAGCCCAGACTCTGCCGAAGACCTCTGCCATGCAGGCCCGCAAGGCCATGatcgagaagctggagaaagagggaggCGG cccTGGAAACCAGGCCGTGGCCAAAGTAAACAAGGTGCAGCGTTCCACCAGCTTTGGTGTGCCGAATGCAAACTCCATCAAACAGATGCTGCTCGACTGGTGTCGCGCCAAGACCCGCTCATACGAG CATGTGGACATTCAgaatttctcctccagctggagcaaCGGCATGGCGTTTTGCGCCCTGGTGCACAATTTCTTCCCCGACGCCTTCGACTACAGCTCGCTGAGCCCCGCAAACCGCAGGCAAAACTTCGAGGTGGCCTTCAGCGCCGCAGA GAAACTAGTGGACTGTCCCCAGCTGTTGGATGTGGACGACATGGTGAAGATGCGTGAGCCGGATTGGAAGTGTGTGTACACGTACCTGCAGGAGTTCTACAGGGGTCTGGTGACGAAGGGCCTGGTTAAAACCAAAAATTCGTCCTAG